The following are encoded together in the Actinoplanes sp. N902-109 genome:
- the pulA gene encoding pullulanase-type alpha-1,6-glucosidase gives MDIARTVTSVDVQTSRVSKLLLAVLLVLGAPAVPSTPASAAPAAFVATAPDTTPAPANEQFYFVLPDRFADGSTANNTGGLTGDRLATGYDPTDKGFYHGGDLKGVIDKLDYIQGLGTTAIWLAPVFKNKPVQGSGTDISAGYHGYWITDFTQVDPHFGTTADLRRLVQLAHRRGMRIYLDIIVNHTADVIKSGSAYVDKASTPYRDAQGRPFEDRNYADGTRAFPRVNTSSFPYPPVLDPADRDVKKPAWLNDPLMYHNRGDSTFTGENSEYGDFYGLDDLWTERPDVVRGMTKIYADWIGRTGIDGYRLDTVKHTDLDFWPQFSQGIAAAARRAGKPGFFMFGEVYSADQEVESTYVRRGGLPATLDFSFQAAAQAYTTTGTGSARALADVYARDGLYSTATTSADRLPTFLGNHDMGRIGSFLTTGGTDPGSYLRRDELAHELMFLTRGQPVVYSGDEQGFTGPGGDKDARQDMFASRTADYLDDDLIGTDRTHAVPNYDTSHPLYRTIATLGALRKAHPALRDGRQVTRYAADGPGVFAASRIDRTERREYLVAVNNATTAQTVTVDTWTPGSAWQGIYGGAGAATTGADGKLTVTVPPLSAVVYRAGSRVAQPAAAPAVAITSPAAGALVATRTELTARTTGDPLATVTWQARVAGGGWRTLGTGGTVYHDLTGLAGGTEVTYRATVRDIKGRTASATTTVRAGNPPPVAGTDYAIVHYQRPAGDYDDWGLYAFGDIDPAGTTTFPQGHPFAGVDAYGRFAWVKLKPGATDVGFIVVNKDGTKDVAADRFLNPATSPEIWLKQGDSAIGTTRPGAPQDDSTAVIHYRRADGDYSGWGLHVWDGAATPTDWSAPLQPAATDAFGVTFRVPLATGATALNYIVHRGDTKDLPDDQRLDLTTAGHEIWVLAGVPDRLVPPVVRATGGGTVDLTTSSAVWLDRSTIAWRTGTGSSLEPVGAGTDGRVYDLIWAPDGGLDPAAPQHSIRLDAQRNGLTEAQRQKFPHLWQYNAFKLPRRDVREILKGQIAVTERDAEGTLLSATGVQTAGVLDDVYAAATGATLGPTFRDGHPTLAVWAPTAHSVSLQLSGPPGAAEPSRAEPSRAEPTRIEPSGVERDVTMHRDDRTGVWSVSGPPSWKGMFYRYKVTAWQPAVHKMVTASVTDPYSLALSTDSEFSQIADLSDPALTPAGWAGLRKPAARDVQITELSVRDFSADGTYAAFTDAATPGMKHLAALAKAGTTYAHLLPVFDFASTPERRADQQQPACDLTALPPDSDQQQKCVAAVAGRDGYNWGYDPLHYTTPEGGYATDPQGAGRTREFRQMVQGLNRAGLRVVLDVVYNHTAAAGTDPHSVLDQIVPGYYQRLLDDGTVANSTCCANTAPENAMMGKLVVDSVVTWARAYKVDGFRFDLMGHHPKANILAVRAALDRLTPARDGVDGKSIILYGEGWDFGEVAGNARFEQATQANMAGTGVGTFNDRLRDAVRGGGPFDDNPRVQGFGSGLYTDPNGDPVNGTPAEQKARLLHYQDLIKVGLTGNLAGYRFIAGDGREHTGAQIDYNGAPAGYTAAPREAVTYVDAHDNEILYDALAYKLPSSTSPIDRAKQQVVALAATALGQGTGFVTLGSERLRSKSLDRNSFNSGDWFNRISWDCTQGNGFGRGLPPAADNESKWPYAKPLLADPRLVPGCDAVDLADAGYQQLLRIRASSPVFSLRTAAEVQKRLSFPLSGAAETPGVITMQLDGRGLDPRWKSVTVVLNATPAAATQTVPALRGASVSRHPLSTAGSFSAASGTFTVPGRTVGVFVQS, from the coding sequence ATGGACATTGCCCGGACCGTAACCTCCGTCGATGTGCAGACCTCGCGCGTGAGCAAGCTGTTACTCGCCGTTCTCCTGGTGCTCGGTGCGCCGGCCGTTCCTTCCACGCCTGCTTCGGCCGCCCCGGCCGCTTTCGTCGCCACCGCGCCGGACACCACCCCGGCGCCGGCCAACGAGCAGTTCTACTTCGTCCTGCCGGACCGCTTCGCCGACGGCAGCACCGCCAACAACACCGGCGGGCTCACCGGCGACCGGCTGGCCACCGGCTACGACCCCACGGACAAGGGCTTCTACCACGGCGGCGACCTCAAGGGCGTCATCGACAAGCTCGACTACATCCAGGGCCTCGGCACCACCGCGATCTGGCTCGCCCCGGTGTTCAAGAACAAGCCGGTGCAGGGCAGCGGCACCGACATCTCAGCCGGTTACCACGGCTACTGGATCACCGACTTCACCCAGGTCGACCCGCACTTCGGCACGACCGCCGACCTGCGACGCCTGGTCCAGCTCGCACACCGGCGCGGCATGCGGATCTACCTCGACATCATCGTCAACCACACCGCTGACGTGATCAAAAGCGGTTCCGCGTACGTCGACAAGGCGTCCACGCCGTACCGGGACGCCCAGGGCCGTCCGTTCGAGGACCGCAACTACGCCGACGGGACGCGCGCCTTCCCACGGGTGAACACCAGCTCCTTCCCGTACCCGCCGGTCCTCGACCCGGCCGACCGGGACGTCAAGAAACCGGCCTGGCTCAACGACCCGCTGATGTACCACAACCGCGGCGACTCCACGTTCACCGGTGAGAACAGCGAGTACGGCGACTTCTACGGCCTGGACGACCTGTGGACCGAGCGCCCCGACGTCGTCCGCGGCATGACGAAGATCTACGCCGACTGGATCGGCAGGACCGGTATCGACGGCTACCGGCTCGACACCGTCAAGCACACCGATCTCGACTTCTGGCCGCAGTTCTCGCAGGGCATCGCCGCGGCCGCACGCCGGGCCGGCAAGCCGGGCTTCTTCATGTTCGGCGAGGTCTACAGCGCCGACCAGGAGGTCGAATCCACCTACGTGCGCCGCGGCGGGCTGCCCGCCACCCTCGACTTCTCGTTCCAGGCGGCGGCCCAGGCCTACACCACCACCGGCACCGGCTCGGCCCGCGCGCTGGCCGACGTGTACGCCAGGGACGGCCTCTACAGCACCGCCACCACCAGCGCGGACCGGCTGCCCACCTTCCTCGGCAACCACGACATGGGCCGCATCGGCTCCTTCCTCACCACCGGCGGCACCGACCCCGGCTCGTACCTGCGACGCGACGAACTCGCCCACGAGCTGATGTTCCTCACCCGCGGGCAGCCGGTCGTCTATTCCGGCGACGAGCAGGGCTTCACCGGTCCCGGCGGCGACAAGGACGCGCGGCAGGACATGTTCGCCAGCCGCACCGCTGACTACCTCGACGACGACCTGATCGGCACCGACCGTACGCACGCGGTGCCGAACTACGACACCAGCCACCCCCTCTACCGGACCATTGCGACGCTCGGCGCCCTGCGCAAGGCCCACCCCGCGCTGCGCGACGGCCGGCAGGTCACCCGCTACGCCGCCGACGGTCCGGGCGTGTTCGCCGCCTCACGCATCGACCGCACCGAACGCCGCGAGTACCTGGTCGCCGTGAACAACGCCACCACAGCGCAGACCGTCACCGTGGACACGTGGACGCCCGGCTCGGCGTGGCAGGGCATCTACGGCGGGGCGGGCGCGGCCACCACCGGCGCCGACGGCAAACTCACCGTCACCGTGCCGCCGCTGTCGGCCGTCGTCTATCGCGCCGGTTCGCGCGTCGCCCAGCCCGCCGCCGCGCCGGCTGTCGCCATCACGTCACCGGCCGCCGGGGCGCTCGTGGCCACCCGTACCGAACTGACGGCCCGGACCACCGGCGACCCGCTGGCGACCGTGACCTGGCAGGCCAGGGTGGCCGGCGGTGGCTGGCGGACGCTGGGCACGGGCGGGACCGTGTACCACGACCTGACCGGGCTGGCGGGCGGCACCGAGGTCACCTACCGTGCCACTGTGCGCGACATCAAAGGCCGCACCGCCAGCGCCACGACTACTGTTAGAGCGGGGAACCCACCGCCCGTGGCGGGCACGGACTACGCCATCGTCCACTATCAACGCCCGGCCGGCGACTACGACGACTGGGGCCTCTACGCCTTCGGTGACATCGACCCCGCCGGGACCACGACGTTCCCGCAGGGCCACCCGTTCGCCGGCGTGGATGCGTACGGCCGCTTCGCCTGGGTCAAACTCAAACCCGGCGCCACCGATGTCGGTTTTATCGTGGTGAACAAGGACGGCACCAAGGACGTCGCCGCCGACCGCTTCCTCAACCCCGCGACCAGCCCCGAGATCTGGCTGAAACAGGGTGACAGCGCGATCGGCACCACCCGCCCCGGCGCGCCGCAGGACGACAGCACTGCCGTCATCCACTACCGCCGCGCCGACGGTGACTACAGCGGCTGGGGCCTGCACGTGTGGGACGGCGCCGCGACCCCGACCGACTGGTCGGCGCCGCTGCAACCGGCCGCCACCGATGCGTTCGGTGTGACGTTCCGGGTGCCACTGGCCACCGGGGCCACCGCGCTGAACTACATCGTGCACCGCGGCGACACCAAGGATCTGCCCGACGACCAGCGCCTCGACCTGACCACCGCGGGCCACGAGATCTGGGTGCTGGCCGGTGTGCCGGACCGCCTGGTGCCCCCGGTGGTGCGGGCCACGGGCGGCGGTACCGTCGACCTGACCACGTCGTCGGCCGTCTGGCTGGACCGCTCGACGATCGCGTGGAGGACCGGCACCGGCAGCAGCCTGGAACCGGTCGGCGCCGGCACCGACGGGCGGGTCTACGACCTGATCTGGGCCCCCGACGGCGGGCTCGACCCGGCTGCGCCGCAGCACAGCATCCGGCTCGACGCCCAGCGCAACGGGCTCACCGAGGCGCAGCGGCAGAAGTTCCCGCACCTGTGGCAGTACAACGCTTTCAAGCTCCCCCGGCGTGACGTACGCGAGATCCTCAAGGGCCAGATCGCGGTCACCGAACGCGACGCCGAGGGCACCCTGCTGTCCGCGACCGGGGTGCAGACCGCCGGGGTGCTCGACGACGTCTACGCCGCGGCCACCGGCGCGACCCTGGGGCCGACGTTTCGCGACGGGCACCCCACGCTGGCCGTCTGGGCGCCGACCGCGCACTCGGTGAGCCTGCAGCTCTCCGGTCCGCCGGGTGCCGCGGAGCCGTCCAGGGCCGAGCCGTCCAGGGCCGAGCCGACCAGGATCGAGCCGTCCGGGGTCGAACGGGACGTCACCATGCACCGCGACGACCGTACCGGGGTGTGGTCGGTCTCGGGCCCGCCCTCGTGGAAGGGCATGTTCTACCGGTACAAGGTGACCGCCTGGCAGCCCGCCGTGCACAAGATGGTGACGGCTTCGGTCACCGATCCGTACTCCCTCGCGCTCTCCACCGACTCGGAGTTCAGCCAGATCGCCGATCTGAGCGATCCGGCGTTGACCCCGGCGGGCTGGGCGGGCCTGCGCAAGCCCGCGGCCCGGGACGTCCAGATCACCGAGCTGTCGGTACGCGACTTCAGCGCGGACGGCACGTACGCGGCCTTCACCGACGCGGCAACCCCGGGTATGAAACACCTTGCGGCGCTTGCGAAGGCCGGCACCACCTACGCGCACCTGCTGCCCGTGTTCGACTTCGCGTCCACCCCGGAACGCCGCGCCGACCAGCAGCAACCGGCCTGCGACCTGACCGCGCTGCCACCGGACTCGGACCAGCAGCAGAAGTGCGTCGCCGCGGTGGCCGGCCGCGACGGCTACAACTGGGGCTACGACCCGTTGCACTACACGACACCCGAGGGCGGCTACGCGACCGACCCGCAGGGCGCCGGGCGTACCCGGGAATTCCGGCAGATGGTCCAGGGCCTCAACCGGGCGGGCCTGCGCGTCGTGCTCGACGTCGTCTACAACCACACCGCGGCGGCCGGCACCGACCCGCACTCGGTGCTCGACCAGATCGTGCCCGGCTACTACCAGCGGCTGCTCGACGACGGCACGGTGGCCAACTCCACCTGCTGCGCCAACACCGCCCCGGAGAACGCGATGATGGGCAAGCTCGTCGTCGACTCCGTGGTCACCTGGGCCAGGGCGTACAAAGTCGACGGCTTCCGCTTCGACCTCATGGGGCACCACCCCAAGGCCAACATCCTGGCCGTCCGGGCCGCGCTCGACCGGCTCACCCCCGCCCGCGACGGCGTCGACGGCAAGAGCATCATCCTGTACGGCGAGGGCTGGGACTTCGGTGAAGTGGCCGGCAACGCCCGGTTCGAACAGGCCACCCAGGCGAACATGGCGGGCACCGGCGTGGGCACGTTCAACGACCGGCTGCGCGACGCCGTACGCGGTGGCGGGCCGTTCGACGACAACCCGCGCGTGCAGGGCTTCGGCTCCGGGCTCTACACCGACCCCAACGGCGACCCGGTCAACGGCACCCCGGCCGAGCAGAAGGCCCGGCTGCTGCACTACCAGGACCTCATCAAGGTGGGGCTGACCGGCAACCTGGCCGGCTACCGGTTCATCGCCGGCGACGGCCGGGAGCACACCGGCGCGCAGATCGACTACAACGGCGCCCCGGCGGGCTACACCGCGGCACCCCGGGAAGCCGTCACCTATGTGGACGCGCACGACAACGAGATCCTGTACGACGCCCTCGCGTACAAGCTGCCGTCCTCGACCTCGCCCATCGACCGGGCGAAACAGCAGGTGGTCGCGCTCGCTGCCACCGCGCTCGGGCAGGGCACCGGGTTTGTGACGCTGGGCTCGGAACGGCTGCGTTCCAAGTCGCTGGACCGCAACTCGTTCAACTCCGGCGACTGGTTCAACCGCATCAGCTGGGACTGCACCCAGGGCAACGGGTTCGGCCGCGGTCTGCCGCCCGCCGCCGACAACGAGAGCAAATGGCCGTACGCCAAGCCGCTGCTCGCCGACCCGCGTCTGGTGCCCGGCTGCGATGCCGTCGACCTGGCCGACGCCGGCTACCAGCAGCTGCTGCGGATCCGGGCGTCGTCTCCGGTGTTCAGCCTGCGCACCGCGGCCGAGGTGCAGAAACGGCTGTCCTTCCCGCTGTCCGGCGCGGCCGAGACACCCGGGGTCATCACCATGCAGCTCGACGGGCGTGGCCTCGACCCGCGGTGGAAGTCGGTGACCGTGGTCCTCAACGCCACCCCGGCGGCGGCAACGCAGACCGTGCCGGCGCTGCGCGGTGCGTCGGTGAGCCGGCACCCGTTGTCGACCGCCGGATCGTTCTCGGCGGCGTCCGGGACGTTCACAGTGCCGGGGCGGACGGTGGGGGTGTTCGTACAGAGCTGA
- a CDS encoding NAD(P)/FAD-dependent oxidoreductase: MTEQGTAQRGTAEYDVIVLGAGPVGENVADRAVQGGLTAVLIEHELVGGECSYWACMPSKALLRPAQALRAAQRVPGAAQAVTGTLDVAAVLSRRDRFTSNWNDDGQVQWVEGAGIGLLRGHGRLSGTKQVTVTAKDGSETVVTARHAVVVATGSDAAIPDIPGLRDADPWTSREATSAKDVPAGLAVLGGGVVGVEMATAYASFGSEVTLIARSGLLTGAEPFAGEKVAEALREQGVTVLLNTSASKVTRDGEEVTLELTDGRTVTAAEVLVATGRTPRSGDIGLETVGLTPGEWLTVDDTMLVEGFDWLYAAGDINHRALLTHQGKYQARAVGDVIAARAAGKPVSDRPWGTHVATADHRAVPQVVFSDPEVASVGLTADAAAKAGYDIRVVDYEIGNVAGAGVYQDGYSGTARMVVDEQRKVILGVTFVGPDVDSLLQAATIAVVGEVPLDRLWHAVPAYPTVSEIWLRLLESYGRP, translated from the coding sequence ATGACTGAACAGGGCACAGCCCAACGGGGCACAGCGGAATACGACGTCATCGTGCTCGGGGCGGGGCCGGTCGGTGAGAACGTGGCCGACCGGGCGGTCCAGGGCGGGCTGACCGCGGTGCTGATCGAGCACGAACTGGTCGGCGGCGAGTGCTCGTACTGGGCGTGCATGCCGTCCAAGGCTCTGCTGCGCCCGGCGCAGGCGCTACGGGCCGCGCAGCGGGTCCCGGGTGCCGCCCAGGCGGTGACCGGCACGCTGGACGTCGCCGCGGTGCTGAGCCGCCGCGACCGGTTCACCAGCAACTGGAACGACGACGGTCAGGTGCAGTGGGTCGAGGGCGCCGGGATCGGGCTGCTCCGCGGGCACGGCCGGCTGTCCGGCACCAAGCAGGTCACCGTCACCGCCAAGGACGGCTCGGAGACCGTGGTGACCGCCCGGCACGCCGTGGTGGTGGCGACCGGTTCGGACGCGGCGATCCCGGACATCCCGGGGCTGCGCGACGCCGACCCGTGGACCAGCCGCGAGGCCACCAGCGCCAAGGACGTCCCGGCCGGCCTGGCGGTGCTGGGCGGCGGCGTGGTGGGGGTGGAGATGGCCACCGCGTACGCGAGCTTCGGCAGCGAGGTGACGCTGATCGCCCGCAGCGGCCTGCTGACCGGGGCCGAGCCGTTCGCCGGCGAGAAGGTCGCCGAGGCGCTGCGTGAGCAGGGCGTCACCGTGCTGCTCAACACCTCGGCCAGCAAGGTGACCCGGGACGGCGAGGAGGTGACCCTCGAGCTCACCGACGGCCGCACCGTCACCGCCGCCGAGGTGCTGGTGGCCACCGGGCGCACCCCGCGGTCGGGCGACATCGGCCTGGAGACCGTCGGCCTGACCCCCGGCGAGTGGCTCACGGTCGACGACACGATGCTGGTCGAGGGGTTCGACTGGCTCTACGCCGCCGGTGACATCAACCACCGGGCGCTGCTCACCCACCAGGGCAAGTACCAGGCGCGCGCCGTCGGGGACGTGATCGCCGCCCGGGCCGCCGGCAAGCCGGTGTCCGACCGGCCGTGGGGCACCCACGTGGCGACCGCCGACCACCGGGCCGTCCCCCAGGTCGTGTTCAGCGACCCGGAGGTGGCCTCGGTGGGGCTGACCGCGGACGCCGCCGCGAAGGCCGGGTACGACATCCGGGTCGTCGACTACGAGATCGGCAACGTGGCCGGGGCGGGTGTGTACCAGGACGGCTATTCCGGCACCGCCCGGATGGTGGTCGACGAGCAGCGCAAGGTGATCCTCGGCGTCACGTTCGTCGGCCCGGACGTCGACTCGCTGCTGCAGGCGGCCACCATCGCGGTGGTCGGCGAGGTGCCGCTGGACCGGTTGTGGCACGCCGTGCCCGCGTACCCGACGGTCAGCGAGATCTGGCTGCGGCTGCTGGAGTCGTACGGACGGCCCTAG
- a CDS encoding siderophore-interacting protein: MANPNRPVRAAKTGVVTRVEQLSPHMVRIVVGGDGLAAVQAGEFTDHYVKVLFPQPGVVYPEPFDMGAIRESLPREQWPVVRTYTVRKWLPEVPELWLDFVVHGDEGIAGPWAANARIGDPVRFQGPGGGYTPDPAAGWHLLAGDESALPAIAAALEGMPAGAKAYAFVEISDPAEQQKLETAADLELTWLHRGGLPVGEQLVAAVRGLAWPEGEVQAFVHGEATFVKELRRLLRVEKQIPMAQLSISGYWRRGMNEDGWQAGKREWNQQVEAEQGA, translated from the coding sequence ATGGCGAACCCGAACAGGCCGGTGCGCGCGGCCAAGACCGGCGTCGTGACCCGCGTCGAGCAGCTCAGCCCGCACATGGTCCGCATCGTCGTGGGCGGTGACGGGCTGGCCGCGGTGCAGGCGGGCGAGTTCACCGACCACTATGTCAAGGTGCTGTTCCCGCAGCCCGGCGTTGTCTACCCCGAGCCGTTCGACATGGGTGCCATCCGCGAGTCACTGCCGCGTGAGCAGTGGCCGGTCGTGCGCACCTACACCGTGCGCAAGTGGCTGCCCGAGGTGCCCGAGCTGTGGCTCGACTTCGTGGTGCACGGCGACGAGGGCATCGCCGGGCCGTGGGCGGCGAACGCCCGGATCGGCGACCCGGTGCGGTTCCAGGGCCCGGGCGGCGGCTACACCCCGGACCCGGCGGCCGGCTGGCATCTGCTGGCCGGTGACGAGAGCGCCCTGCCGGCCATCGCGGCGGCGCTGGAGGGCATGCCGGCCGGCGCCAAGGCGTACGCCTTCGTCGAGATCTCCGACCCGGCGGAGCAGCAGAAGCTGGAGACCGCCGCCGACCTGGAGCTGACCTGGCTGCACCGCGGCGGGCTCCCGGTGGGTGAGCAGCTGGTCGCCGCCGTGCGCGGGTTGGCCTGGCCCGAGGGCGAGGTGCAGGCCTTCGTGCACGGCGAGGCGACCTTCGTCAAGGAGCTGCGCCGGCTGCTGCGCGTGGAGAAACAGATCCCGATGGCCCAGCTGTCCATCTCGGGCTACTGGCGCCGCGGCATGAACGAGGACGGCTGGCAGGCCGGCAAGCGCGAGTGGAACCAGCAGGTCGAGGCCGAGCAGGGCGCCTGA
- the ileS gene encoding isoleucine--tRNA ligase, translated as MYKPVPAQVDLGAMDHEVLHFWHANSVFNRSLEQTRGRPDWIFYEGPPTANGMPGTHHIESRVFKDVFPRYKTMKGFHVARKAGWDCHGLPVELAVEKELGFTGKQDIEAYGIAAFNAKCRESVTRHTDAFAALTERMGYWVDMDDAYRTMDPEYIESVWWSLKVIFDKGLLVEDFRVAPWCPRDQTALSDHELAQGYETDVDPSVYVRFPLTSGPLSGQASLLVWTTTPWTLVSNTAVAVHPEFTYVVATDGTERLVVADELVEQALGEGWTRTGETYTGKEMERWTYQRPFELVDVPDAHFVVLATYITADSGTGLVHQSPAFGADDLATCRAYGLPMVNPVRPDGTFEPGLALVGGKFFKAADAPLVYDLQERGLLFREQAYEHSYPHCWRCHTPLIYYAQPSWYVRTTAVRDQLIRENEKTTWQPATIKHGRYGDWLNNNVDWALSRSRYWGTPLPIWRCPDGHLTCVGSLAELSDRSGRDLSGLDPHRPFIDEVTFDCPGCGATATRVPDVIDAWYDSGSMPFAQFGYPYRNKELFERSYPAQFISEAIDQTRGWFYTLMAVGTLVFDRSAYENVVCLGHIMAEDGRKMSKHLGNILEPLPLLERHGADAVRWFMAASGSPWAQRRVGHNTLQEVVRKTLLTYWNTVAFQALYGRTAGWSPSAADPAPADRPVLDRWVLSELNTLVRQVDAALAAFDTQEAGKLLAAFVDDLSNWYVRRSRRRFWRGDKAALATLHEALRTVTLLMAPITPFITERVWQDLVAPVDGTAAQSVHLAAFPEADDTLIDPRLGEQMALVRRLVELGRTARAESGVKTRQPLSRALASAQGFDQLDPALLEEIAAELNVGVVLGVAAAGGSLVDTTAKANFRPLGKRFGKGVQDVAKAIAAADAAALKEALAAGTATVEVNGEPVPLAPDEVIITETPREGWAVAAEQGATLALDLHLTPELKRAGLARDAIRLIQEARKSSGLEVSDRIVLRYTATAEETGAALWEHRDLVADEVLATDYAEGEPDWGTPFTEEPMGLTFWLKKA; from the coding sequence ATGTACAAACCCGTTCCCGCGCAGGTCGACCTGGGCGCCATGGACCACGAGGTGCTGCACTTCTGGCACGCCAACAGCGTGTTCAACCGCAGCCTGGAGCAGACCCGGGGCCGCCCCGACTGGATCTTCTACGAGGGCCCGCCGACCGCCAACGGCATGCCCGGCACGCACCACATCGAGAGCCGGGTGTTCAAGGACGTCTTCCCGCGCTACAAGACGATGAAGGGCTTCCACGTCGCCCGCAAGGCCGGTTGGGACTGCCACGGCCTGCCGGTCGAGCTGGCCGTGGAGAAGGAACTCGGCTTCACCGGCAAGCAGGACATCGAGGCGTACGGCATCGCGGCGTTCAACGCCAAGTGCCGCGAGTCGGTCACCCGGCACACCGACGCGTTCGCCGCGCTGACCGAGCGCATGGGCTACTGGGTCGACATGGACGACGCCTACCGCACCATGGACCCGGAGTACATCGAGTCGGTGTGGTGGTCGCTGAAGGTCATCTTCGACAAGGGGCTGCTGGTCGAGGACTTCCGGGTGGCGCCGTGGTGCCCGCGCGACCAGACGGCGCTGAGCGACCACGAGCTGGCCCAGGGCTACGAGACCGACGTCGACCCCTCGGTGTACGTGCGGTTCCCGCTGACCAGCGGCCCGCTGTCCGGGCAGGCGAGCCTGCTGGTGTGGACGACCACGCCGTGGACGCTGGTGTCCAACACGGCCGTGGCGGTGCACCCCGAGTTCACCTACGTCGTCGCCACCGACGGCACGGAGCGGCTGGTCGTCGCGGACGAGCTGGTCGAGCAGGCGCTGGGCGAGGGCTGGACCCGCACCGGTGAGACGTACACCGGCAAGGAGATGGAACGCTGGACCTACCAGCGCCCGTTCGAGCTGGTCGACGTGCCGGACGCGCACTTCGTGGTGCTGGCCACCTACATCACCGCCGACAGCGGCACCGGGCTGGTGCACCAGTCCCCCGCGTTCGGCGCCGACGACCTCGCGACCTGCCGCGCGTACGGGCTGCCCATGGTCAACCCGGTCCGCCCGGACGGCACGTTCGAGCCCGGGCTCGCGCTGGTCGGTGGCAAGTTCTTCAAGGCCGCGGACGCCCCCCTGGTGTACGACCTGCAGGAGCGCGGCCTGCTGTTCAGGGAGCAGGCGTACGAGCACAGCTACCCGCACTGCTGGCGCTGCCACACGCCGCTGATCTACTACGCGCAGCCGTCCTGGTACGTGCGCACCACCGCGGTACGCGACCAGCTGATCCGGGAGAACGAGAAGACCACCTGGCAGCCGGCGACCATCAAGCACGGCCGGTACGGCGACTGGCTGAACAACAACGTCGACTGGGCGCTGTCGCGCTCGCGCTACTGGGGCACCCCGCTGCCCATCTGGCGCTGCCCCGACGGACACCTGACCTGCGTCGGCTCGCTGGCCGAGCTGTCCGACCGGAGCGGGCGGGACCTGTCCGGCCTGGACCCGCACCGGCCGTTCATCGACGAGGTGACGTTCGACTGCCCCGGGTGCGGCGCGACGGCGACCCGGGTGCCCGACGTCATCGACGCCTGGTACGACTCCGGGTCGATGCCGTTCGCCCAGTTCGGCTACCCGTACCGCAACAAGGAGCTGTTTGAGCGCAGCTACCCGGCGCAGTTCATCTCCGAGGCGATCGACCAGACCCGCGGCTGGTTCTACACGCTGATGGCGGTGGGCACGCTGGTGTTCGACCGGTCGGCGTACGAGAACGTGGTCTGCCTCGGGCACATCATGGCCGAGGACGGCCGCAAGATGTCCAAGCACCTGGGCAACATCCTCGAACCGCTGCCGCTGCTGGAACGGCACGGCGCCGACGCGGTGCGCTGGTTCATGGCGGCGTCCGGCTCACCCTGGGCCCAGCGCCGCGTCGGGCACAACACGCTGCAGGAAGTGGTCCGCAAGACCCTGCTGACGTACTGGAACACCGTGGCGTTCCAGGCGCTGTACGGGCGCACCGCGGGCTGGTCGCCGTCGGCGGCCGACCCGGCGCCGGCCGACCGCCCGGTGCTGGACCGCTGGGTCCTCTCGGAGCTGAACACGCTGGTGCGCCAGGTCGACGCGGCGCTGGCGGCGTTCGACACCCAGGAGGCCGGCAAGCTGCTCGCCGCGTTCGTCGACGACCTGTCCAACTGGTACGTGCGGCGCAGCCGGCGGCGGTTCTGGCGCGGTGACAAGGCGGCACTGGCCACCCTGCACGAGGCGCTGCGCACGGTGACGCTGCTGATGGCCCCGATCACCCCGTTCATCACCGAGCGGGTGTGGCAGGACCTGGTGGCCCCGGTGGACGGCACCGCGGCGCAGTCGGTGCACCTGGCGGCGTTCCCGGAGGCCGACGACACGCTGATCGACCCGCGGCTGGGCGAGCAGATGGCGCTGGTCCGGCGGCTGGTGGAGCTGGGCCGCACGGCCCGCGCCGAGTCCGGCGTCAAGACCCGCCAGCCGCTGTCCCGGGCGCTGGCCTCGGCGCAGGGCTTCGACCAGCTCGACCCGGCGCTGCTGGAGGAGATCGCGGCCGAGCTCAACGTCGGCGTGGTGCTGGGCGTGGCGGCGGCCGGCGGCTCGCTGGTCGACACCACGGCCAAGGCCAACTTCCGCCCGCTGGGCAAGCGCTTCGGCAAGGGCGTGCAGGACGTGGCCAAGGCCATCGCCGCGGCCGACGCCGCGGCACTCAAGGAGGCCCTGGCCGCGGGCACGGCCACGGTGGAGGTCAACGGCGAGCCGGTGCCGCTGGCCCCGGACGAGGTCATCATCACCGAGACCCCGCGCGAGGGCTGGGCGGTCGCCGCCGAACAGGGCGCCACCCTGGCCCTGGACCTGCACCTGACCCCGGAGCTCAAGCGGGCCGGCCTGGCCCGCGACGCCATCCGGCTGATCCAGGAGGCCCGCAAGTCCAGCGGCCTGGAGGTCTCCGACCGGATCGTGCTGCGCTACACGGCCACCGCCGAGGAAACCGGCGCGGCCCTCTGGGAACACCGCGACCTGGTCGCCGACGAGGTCCTGGCCACCGACTACGCCGAGGGCGAGCCGGACTGGGGCACCCCGTTCACCGAGGAGCCGATGGGCCTGACCTTCTGGCTCAAGAAGGCCTGA